The proteins below come from a single Plodia interpunctella isolate USDA-ARS_2022_Savannah chromosome 21, ilPloInte3.2, whole genome shotgun sequence genomic window:
- the LOC128679260 gene encoding transcription initiation protein SPT3 homolog: protein MVSYFTIDAIGEVTNFQKEISNMMHGFGDNPNPNAATVVLVENIVLQQLRSILQEALNNSNMRGGKAITNYDIIFLMRKNPVKLKRLHDYQLKLDQIDKNRNSVTVPSSESLISNIIMEDEKDPTIKKRRTHIDLIKGFDEFSEVSQIKFDVIDYLRKVRAAKITESMSFEKYEAYHKARCSSFRSSYGLGKGFVKLERWINSSKELKITMPALEVLCFIAYETVAELVDAVFLIRQDAKKKNGDPFVKFEGGHFCNPVSLNNSVYIKSGYEGVPAITVPELREVLRRYFSPQVGTNGLFYRNMSQDLPVRYIAI, encoded by the coding sequence ATGGTATCTTATTTTACGATTGACGCGATTGGGGAAgtcacaaattttcaaaaggAAATTTCGAATATGATGCACGGTTTTGGTGATAATCCTAACCCCAACGCAGCCACAGTCGTATTGGTGGAAAATATTGTCTTGCAACAGCTCAGATCGATATTACAAGAGGCTCTTAACAATTCTAACATGCGAGGTGGTAAGGCTATTACCAACTACGATATAATCTTCTTGATGAGAAAAAACCCTGTGAAACTTAAACGGTTGCACGATTATCAATTGAAATTGGatcaaatcgataaaaatcGTAATTCAGTTACGGTTCCATCTTCTGAAAGCCTAATatccaatattattatggaggATGAAAAAGATCCAACTATAAAAAAGAGAAGGACACATATTGACCTCATAAAAGGTTTTGATGAATTTTCAGAGGTAAgccaaattaaatttgacgtcATAGATTATTTGAGAAAAGTGAGAGCAGCAAAAATTACAGAGTCTATGTCATTTGAAAAGTATGAGGCTTATCACAAAGCAAGATGTAGTTCTTTCCGTTCAAGTTATGGACTTGGTAAAGGATTTGTTAAGTTGGAGAGATGGATAAATTCTAGTAAAGAATTAAAGATTACCATGCCAGCTTTAGAAGTGCTCTGTTTCATAGCTTATGAAACTGTTGCAGAGTTGGTTGACGCAGTATTTTTAATTCGGCAAGATGCTAAGAAAAAGAATGGAGATCCTTTTGTGAAATTTGAAGGGGGCCATTTCTGCAACCCTGTCAGTTTAAATAATTCTGTGTATATTAAATCAGGTTATGAGGGAGTTCCAGCAATAACAGTGCCTGAACTAAGAGAAGTTCTGAGAAGATATTTTTCACCCCAGGTGGGAACCAATGGGCtattttacagaaatatgAGCCAAGATTTGCCTGTAAGATACATtgctatataa
- the Hsc20 gene encoding iron-sulfur cluster co-chaperone protein HscB, translated as MNISRVLKNNVLKSSISLQILRLSCWSCGKENQVLVSNLFCPNCKTLQKPRKDNNYFSVLGVEETYDQNENDLAKRYKDLQKYLHPDKFANRDTAERDISEEYSSLVNEAYKTLLEPMARGIYMLKLKGTSIPESTEVLDQQFLMEIMEKNEEVENAETEEEIMKLNGENKEVIKDLQKKVSAAFFDGDLDEVVKLLSVMKYYTSIDNQIQGLIRSKGIIR; from the exons ATGAATATAAGTAGAGTATTAAAgaataatgtattaaaaagtTCAATTTCCCTGCAAATTCTGCGGCTCTCCTGCTGGTCATGTGGTAAAGAGAACCAAGTTTTGGTCTCTAATCTATTCTGTCCAAACTGTAAAACGTTACAAAAGCCTAGGAAGGATAATAACTATTTCAGTGTTTTGGGAGTAGAAGAAACTTACgatcaaaatgaaaatgatcTGGCCAAAAGATACAAAGacctacaaaaatatttacacccAGACAAATTTGCAAACAG ggATACAGCAGAACGAGACATTTCTGAAGAATATTCCTCTTTAGTCAATGAAGCATACAAAACTCTCTTAGAGCCAATGGCAAGag GTATCTACATGCTAAAATTAAAGGGTACATCTATTCCGGAGAGTACTGAAGTGCTAGATCAACAATTTCTCATGGAGATTATGGAGAAAAATGAAGAGGTGGAGAATGCTGAAACTGAAGaagaaattatgaaattgaatGGAGAAAACAAAGAAGTAATAAAAGATCTACAGAAAAAGGTGTCTGCAGCATTCTTTGATGGAGATTTGGATGAAGTAGTCAAATTATTGAgtgtaatgaaatattatacaagTATAGATAATCAAATACAAGGTTTAATTCGTAGTAAAGGAATTATTCGGTAA